TCCTGTGTTGGGAATATCTTCAGTATTGAGGTTTTCGTAACGACCAATTTTGTGCTTAAACAGGCGCAGATTCCAATCGGGATATTTGCCCCCGTGACGAATCCATTTACCTAAGAAAAATACCCGACGGTTGAGATAGTAACCGTTAAATTCTGCATTTTGAATTGCTTGAGCAATTTCATCCCATAATTCAGGAGTAATCCGTTCGTCACAATCGACTATTAGTACCCATTCATTACGAAAAGGTAAGTTATCTAAAGACCAATTTTTCTTTTTCGGCCAGCGTCCATTAAAGTGAAACTGCACAACATTTGCGCCATAGTTGTTAGCAATTTCGATGCTTTTATCAGTACTTTGAGAATCTACAATAAAGATTTCATCTGCTCTTTGTAGGCTAGTCAGACAAGCTGGCAAATTAGCTTCTTCATTTTTGGCAGGAATTAATACCGAGACGGGAATTTTAGACAACATAATATTTTGTTATTTGTTATTTTTTATGGGATGTAGAAAGCAGACCCTGAATAGCAGCATTTAAATAACCTATTTGACAGTATGTATACACAAGTCTGTCGAAGCGTTCTGCTGGGTCATAAAAATACTGTAATGACTTATATAAACCTCTGATCAAGCGCTCACCACCGCGCAGCAATTGACCGATACCCGTTTTGCCTGCAAGTTGTTCTCGGTAGCACTCACTAATTCCTTGCCACCAGCCACGATTTAAAAACCAAGTGCGATTTAGCCGTTCGGGTGCAACGTTATGAGCAACTAAAGCTTCAGGAAGATAGGCAACTTGCCAGCCATTTTGAAGTGCAAATTCAGTCATTTGCAGTTCTTCATTAGATAACAAGTTTTTTCCGACTCGACCGAGTTGGGGATCAAAACCACCAATTTCTGCAAGGAAGCTACGACGGATCGAATAATTCAAGCCTCTGGGAGTTAAACCAGGCTGCTCAATATAAACTATTTTTTCCCCTAGGTCGTAAGCTCCCAAATTGCCTGCTAACCCAGAAGATAGCCATTTAGGTGGTTGGATAGTTGGCGGCCATAAAAGCGTCACTTTGCCACCAGCGATCGCTAGTTTTGGGTTGCTTTGATATGCAGAGTACAATACTTGCAACCAGCAGTTGCTGGCTACGGCATCATCATCTAAATAAGCGAGAATTTCTGCACTAGCAGCTTTAGCACCAGTGTTACGGGCAACAGATAACCCCGTGGTGGGTTCAAAGATATACTTTAAACGGGGATTGCAGGCTCTTTGTTCGACAACTTCGCGGGTGCGATCGCTGGAGTTATTATCTACCACTATCACCTCAAAGTCAGCGGCAAAATCCTGTGCCAATAGGCTATCAATCGCCGCACCTAAATAGGTATCTCGATTGTGAGTACAGATAATGGCAGAGAGTTGGATGTCTGGCATAGGATTTAATTTAAGTTTTTACCCTTGGATTTTAGATTACAGTCTTCCATCCAAAGGTCGCCTGCTCTGTGCTAATCTATAACAAAAAATTCCCACCCACCAACCGCGTTTATTCGGAAATCGTCTTTAATTCTTCAAGCTTGTTGAATATGGCTGTGTAAAACTACGAGAGTTTCTGCTAACTGACTCAGGCGTGTTTCTAGATGTTGTTTGCGTCCTAACAGCTGGCGTAACTTTTGATGACGCGCGATCGCCATACTAACTGTAGGTACTTGATCTGGTGGACATGGACGTGACCAAACTTTACCAGACCCATCCAAGCCACAAAGACGATAGCCTGTCCGTGAAAATTGATAAGCGTCTTTACCGCCAGTTGTACAAAGTTCTTCTACATAATTCATCAGCTGGTCAACTTCTGCATGGCGCAGTGTAGCAGTTCCTGGCTGTTCTGGTTCTTTAGGGTTGGATTCTAACCAACCGTTGACGATTGGCCCTTCTAAATAAAGGTCTTGGATTTGTTGCAGAATAGTTTGGAGTTCTTTTTGCCAACCAGCCACATGAATTTGAATTTCTTGCAACAAATTCATTGCTAAGGCTGGATTTGCTCCGTGACGATGGTTGCTAAAGCTAGGAGTTTTAAACTTGGGTAGGCTAGGCGTTTTACCACCAGTGTCTTTTGCAGAAAATGTGTCTACAGAATGATTTTCAGAAAATAAATGCTGTTCAAAATCGCTCTCATTTTGAGAGTGTATCTCTAGGTTGTTTGTTGGTTCTGGTGTGATGTTCTCATCATCAGATGTATCTATATCTGGGGTAGCGGCTTTAGCAGAAACACTAATTCTAAAAGATACTGGATGCTTCGGGGAATCAGGCGCTTCGACCGTTGCATTGTCTCGATTGCCTAGATCGTGTAGAGTTGCCTCAATACGTTTTAGCCCTGTTTTCATAAAAATATCCTCTATGTATGCTGCCCTCTGTGGTGTTTTATGATCCACAAAGGTGTGTCGGGAGTTTTCGCTTTTGCCAATTTTGGCACAAATTAATGCTGGTGCTAATTTTATCTTTTAGAAAGATATCTGCCACAAACAAACTCAAAATCATCGTTTAAAGGTATTAGGAAATATCAGTGGGTAAAGTTATTTTAATTACTGGTGCTGCTCGGTCGGGAAAAAGTGAATGGGCAGAATCCTTAGCAAAGCAGTCAGGTAAACAAGTTATTTATGTCGCTACCGCCACTGAAAATCCTGCTGATATAGAGTGGCAAAAACGCATTTTGGCACATCAACAACGCCGTCCCCAAAATTGGACAACTTTAGCAGTACCGATAGAAATATCAGCTACTTTGGCTGATGCTAAACCTCATAGTTGTTTGTTAGTTGATTCTTTGGGAACTTGGGTGACAAATCTTTTAGACCAGGATGAAATTAGTTGGCAAAATACAAGCACAGAGTTTTTAGAGACCGTACAACTAGTAGCTGCCGATATGCTGTTTGTAGCGGAAGAAGTCGGTTGGGGTGTGGTTCCAGCTTATCCCATTGGGAGGCTATTCCGCGATCGCTTGGGTTCTTTGGTACGCCAATTAGGTGCTATTTGTGACACAGTTTATCTTGTGGCTGGTGGTCATGTATTGAATCTAAGTGTCCTGGGTACACCACTACCAAAAGCAATAGATGAGGAATTGTAACGGATAAATTTAAGAAAAATTACGAGAACTTGATTATTATTTTGTCTGCCTATAGATAGTCAAATTTTTAATAGAAAATTAATAACATACACAAAGCAAGTCTCCTCATACCGAATGTACAATCATGGTATGGCAAACACAGAAGATGTAAGAAAGTATCTCGCCTACTGGTTTCAGTTGGGTAAGAGAGTAGTAATAGGTAATGGGGTAACAAGCTTGTTGCCTCAGCCCGTATATAAAGGCGATCGCTATAGCCAGGAATTTGAAAAGTGTTGGCAGCAAATTATATCGTCAGAATCGGGCGATTGTCATTTAGAAGGCACTCACGAAACCATCGCAGAATTGCTTACTTCTGCATGGGAAATGTCGCCTTGTAGCCGTTGCAATATGCCGATTCCGATGAGAAATGTGGGAATGCCGGCAGAAACTTGTCCATGTAATGATTTACCCGGCTGGCCGAATACTGATTTACCAGCACCACGTTCTGCTATTGATAACCAACAAAAACTAACAGGAATTCGCGATCGCCTTTTAAAAAATCTTTCCGCAAAAATTACATAAACTATGTTACACAATTAATTTCTCAAAGCTTGTAACCGTGGTTTATCATCAAAACTGCGGTATTTTTATCCTAGCTTTCATGAAAAATTAAAAACCTTGTACTTTAAATGTGCAGTCTTGAAAGCAAAATTTTTTTGAGAAACCATGTCACCATATAGAATAAAGCACCAAAATCAGCAATAGGGAAACGAAAAAACGCTGTGCAGATAACATTTTTAGGGACAAGTTCCGGTGTACCTACGCGATCGCGTAATGTTTCTAGTGTCGCCCTAAGATTACCCCAAAGGGCAGAACTCTGGTTATTCGATTGTGGTGAGGGTACTCAGCACCAAATTTTGCGGAGTGACCTAAAAATCAGCCAACTTTCCCGTATTTTTATTACCCATTTGCATGGCGACCATATTTTTGGCTTGATGGGTCTATTGGCTAGTTGTGGTTTAGCCGGCAATGTTGACAGAATTGATCTTTACGGCCCACCTGGATTAAATGAATATATACAATCGGCATCACGCTACTCTCATACGCACTTTTCCTATCCGATTAAAGTTCATGCTATCCGTCCAGGAGTAATTTACGAAGATCAAGAGTTCACAGTCACCTGTGGCCAATTACATCATCGAATTACTGCATTTGGTTATCGGGTTGCCGAAAAAGACCGTTCAGGACGTTTTGATATTGAAAAAGCCAAAGCACTACAAATTCCTCCTGGTCGGATTTATGGGCAACTCAAACGTGGTGAAACTGTCACCTTGAATGATGGGAGAGTCATTAAAGGTACTGAACTTTGCGGCCCTACAGAAATTGGCCGCAAAATAGCTTATTGTACAGATACAGTTTATACAGAAGGTGCAGTAGAACTAGCCAAAGATGCGGATGTATTAATTCACGAAGCTACTTTTGCCCATCAAGACGCAGATATGGCTTTTCAAAGATTGCATTCCACAACCACGATGGCAGCACAAACAGCTTTAGTGGCTGGTTCCCATCGATTAATTATGACTCATTTTAGTCCTCGCTACGCTCCTGGCAACCCCATAGAATTGAAGGATTTGCTTCAGGAAGCGCGGGCGATTTTTCCTAAGACAGATATGGCTTATGACTTTATGACTTATGATGTTCCACGACGGCGGGAAGTTGAGTTAAAAGAAGTGTCTGTCAGTTAAGGCTGCATTGTGATTTTAAGCAGATAGTAATGCGATCGCCCCAAGTCAAGCAATAATTACAATGCGCTAAAAGTAAGCAAATTCAGCCCTGCATTTCTTACTAATACTTATCATCGCCCAGATAAATCAATGGTTTTGAGAGCCAGTATTGTGCATCTCTATTGCTCGGTCGTACTTGGCATCTCTGACTTTTCACGGGATGTGGAAAAGGAGAAGTGGTTCGCGGAGAATTTACGCGAACTAACTTTTATGGTTGGCGATATTTAGAAGTTTCTTCGATTAAATCTTTCAGCCCAAGGTTGAGGGACTCAATTGATCGATCTAAAGCTTGAATTTTGGCACGGCGGGTAATTTGTTCAAGAGCATCTATGTAAGCTTGACTACCAGATTTACCTAAATGCTGATATCGAGACAATTTACCATCAGTCTTTGTAGGAAAAATTGGTGAAGATGCCTGTAGTTTGTAATACCAATAATTATCAGTCCGCCCCTTAGCTTGGTAACGAACAATCCAACAGGAAGCGGGAGCGACCTTACCCGAAGCGAGTATTGAATGAATTTCTTGCTCAAGACGTTGTTTGGTTTTGGCTACTGCGTCTATACGTTTGGCTAAATCATCTTGAATTGAAGATTTTGGCGACAGGGGCATATAACACACTCCGATTTGGTTCGCGTATAATATCCGCGAATTATTTTCTGATGGAATCAGGCAGGTGTTTAGCTTTTGGAACGCATTATTTAAGATTTTGGTGTAGTAGCCAACCTTGGCACAAGGTTTCTAACTCTAACCAACCTCTCCATAAAACTTGTATACCGATGGCACTGTTTTTCCGATGTTCTAGGTATCCTCCCAGGCGGGCGATAGCGCGGATTGCCCAGTCAACAGTAAATTCGATATCTTTTTTCAGTTTAGGTGGGCTACTAGCTATCAATACATCCATTTGTTCTTTTGTTAACACCACACTAGCGTCAAGATGCGGACAGTTACGGTACAAATATGTCATTCGTAATAACTGCGCGGCAATCACAGTTAAAAATCCCAACATTGTTGACATACTTTCACCAGCTAATCGATAGCTTTCAGCTTGGCAACCAGATTTTAGAATCTTATGATACTCTTCAACCCGCCAACGGTACGTATACCAACGGAGAATTTGAGTTGCTGATTGCTCCGAATCAACTAGCTCAGTAGTTAGTAGCATCCACTCTACTGGTTCACCATTTTCTGGACAATTAATTTCTCTGGCATAGACTGCATAAACATGAAAACTGCCTTGATTTTTTAGCCGTGCGGGAGGACTAATTGATACTGGACAATATCTAACTTCTAAGGTGGCAGTTCTGGCATGACGTTTTTTGGTTTCGACTAGTTCAACGTCTTTAACAAACTGGACGGGAGTGGAATTTACGTATGACCATAGATGACCATTTTCGCCTTCTAAACAACGGTTGTGTGCCGCCCTGACTACTACACCTGCATTTTTAGTTTGACTGATTTGAGCGAATACTTCTGCAATATCGCCTTCTCTATCAAAAACATGAATTATCTTCGATGATAATCCCCCTACTGGAATTTCTAACTCAGAAAATTGTTTTTCTATCTTTGAGAAAGCTTCAACCCATCGATAAGATTCTTTTTCTTTAAATTCTTTATTTCTCTTAGCTTTTCGCTCTTTTTTTAGACGATCTTCTTTAAGTTCTTGAGTTTCATTACTCGGTTGTGGTGCTTTATGCTCTCTATGCCACAGCTTCTCCCACAATAGCCCTAAAGGTTGTCCAAAATCAGGCTCTAAAGCTAAACAACTGTGTAGAATTAATCCATTTCCGCCATTACCTATTGGGCCGTATTCTTCTCTTTTATCTAATATTTTTTTGTAATCTAAAAAAGTTGTATCTCCTACAGCTAACACTACAGGAGTGCCGTTTATTTCTTGGGCTGTTTGTTTAAAATAAGGTTGAGTCAACTTTTCAAAACTGGTTTTTGGATTCGAGAAAAATTCGTAACCACGCTTGAGGTCACTGGCAGTTTTAAATATTTTTGATAAAGGCTGACCATATTTTACCGATAAAAGTTCACCTATTGATGCTGCTCGTTGAGTTAAACGTTTGTCTCCAAAGTTACACTCCCCATACAGGTTCTTTTCTAATATTTTCATTTGCGCTCATTTACACACCTACCACGACAATATCTAAAATCACAAGTTAATTCTCTAGCATTGGTTCGCGTAAGTCTTACGCGAACCACCTTCCCTTTTCCACATCCCGTGAAAAGTCAGCTTGGCATCTCCGTTAAACTGCAACGCTGATTTTTCTATCAAACTATTCTGCGTTTTCTGGATATCACTTTGTAAGTCGCTTGGCACGTTTTTGCTGGTACATTAATTCATCTGCCTGCAATACGAGTTTTTCCAATGAAGCATCTTCATTTATAACGCACTTTTGAACTCCAATACTCATTGATAGATGATAACTTCTACCTCGATTTTGATTAAATAAATCAACGTTACTTTGGAGGCGAACAGTAATTGCATTTGTATGCGCTAAATAATCAGAAATGAATACGACAAACTCATCGCCTCCCCATCGGGCAATGATGTCAGAATCTCGATAGGTTTGACTTATTAGCTCTGCTGCGTCAGCTATTACACGATCTCCAACTTCATGTCCAAAGGTATCATTGATTTGCTTCAATCCATCTATATCTATAAATAAGATACAACAGGACTTTTCTAGCCGATGGGCTAGTTTTAATTGCTGATTTGCAAATAGAAAAAAGCCTCGTCGATTGTACAGTCCAGTTAATTCATCCGTTAGAGATAAGCGCCTAATTTCTGCCTCAACTTTTTGATGCTCCTCTATTTCTTTTTCTAGTGCAGCAGTTCGATTGCGGACTCTTTGTTCTAATTCATTATAAATTTGCACGTTTTCCATTGCGACAGCCGTTGTGTCTGCCAATGCCTGTAATAGCTTTAATTTTTCTCCCGTTGGCTGATGTAACGTTGCCCAATATGTTCCAATTGCACCGATTGGGTTACACATTCGGATCGGCACCATTACCAAGCTTTTGACAAAAGTTGGTTGGTAAGCTGTAAATGGAATCCGTTCATCTTCATAAATATCGCTAATCACAACGGGCTGACGGTTTAGTATCGTATACCCACTAATGCAAATACTCATCGGGAAGCGTTGCCCTTTCCATAAGGGAGCGATCGCATCTTCATCCGCGTAATAACATTGATCTCCATCTTGTAGCACAAAAGTTGCTCCATCTGCCCCAGTCAACTCACGCGCTGACTTTCGCACAATCTCCATGATTTGCTCTAGCGTCCGTGCTAGTGACAATGCTTGAACAACCTCTATTAAATGCTCCATCCCTTGAGCATAAGATATTTCAGCTTTGACACCATTAGAATCAGACTCAATGGCAGGCGAGGCAGAGCTTTGAGAATTCATGCGCTAACACCGATAAAAAATAATCAAAAATTATTTGATCCTGTGATCTGGATCACAATTTCCTCATTTTAAAAAATATCCTACTTTATTCTATTAGAGAGATTACGGTTTTTAAAATTATCTATCTAAAGAAAGGGTGCAAAACTCTGTTAATATGCTATATCCACAGCCAAGCGGCAACGATTTCCCCGATAAAGGCAGATGTCGTCATAAATCTATTTGCAGTTCTAAACCATCAATCCAACCCATCCATCAAGGGGTAAAAGTAGCCAAGGCGAATTTTGCCGCCATGCGTCGTCTGAAAATCATAACCAGACTATGTTTCAGAAAAAAAATTGACTTTTACCTAGAAATTAGGATTTGACATACCAGATCCACTACTTTTATTCGTACCATTTGAACCCCTCTAATTTTTAGAGCCTGAAACCCTTGTGGCTACGTGACAAAAGTCTGTGCCAAATAACTTAGACTTTTATTGGTACAGTCAAAACCAGCTTTTTCTCCGTTTTTTGATGAAAAGAGTGATTTTATTTCTGTAACTCCTTCATGGCAAGCCTTTCAAGCTTTACGTGGCGGCAAAATGTGTCTTGGCTACTTTTACCCCATCTTGCTTAAAATTACACAGATATAGGCTCAATACCAAATTCAGTATTTATCTCATTCTCTTGGAATGCTAAAAATTTATTTACTTAAGATACATAACTATAAATTCTCCTATTACCATACCTAAAATATTAAGTTAACTGATAATTAACTGGCAATATAGCTAGATAGATCTAAGTATTTATGCTCATAAAATATTTGTAATTTCTATTAAAACTACTGTCTATTATTATTGTTAACTCAAAGCCAGATTAAGTTTATAGAAAAACATCAACCGAATTCTCAAAAATTATGACTAATTATATAACGCTGCCCTATCTTTGGCTTAGAAAAATCACTCACAATTTTAGTATTGGTCAGAAAATTGCTTATGGATATGCACTTAGCCTTAGTACTGCGGTTGTAGGTACAGTTGCTGGATTAATCATTGGAGACTTCTACCAAACTCCAGCACAGCACCAAAAAGGTGATGCCCAATATGAAATTAGTTTACTCTATCGCTTACAAACTTCTGTACTACAAGCAAGGACATCTCAACAAAAGTTTGTTCATTATGTTAATAAACCTGAACTTTTGAAGAAAGAATACTCTAACTTTTCTAATTATGCTGTTGAACTCAAACAAGTATGGTCTGATGTTCATTATTACGTAAATACTGCAAATTATCAGCAGGAAAAACATACTGAGGGGATACCCCGCTTTCTCCAAAATTACTCTGATACACCAAATATATATATCCAACAAGTAAATACAATAGTACAGATACTTATAAATAAAGAGGTAAATTTGAATGATGTCCAAGCAGCACAAAAACTTTTATTAAACTTTTCTACTAGCCCTATAGCTCTGAAGTTTGACCTAATAGATGATGAGTTATTTCAAATTATCGATGCTTCTTATAAAGACGATAAAAATGCAGAATTACATTTGCAAAATGTATTACAAATTAGATTTTGGATAATTATTACCAGTATTATTTTATCAATAATAATTGCCACAATTTTGGCAATTTACACAAGTCGTATGTTAACACGCCCAATCACAGCCTTAACTAATATTGCACAGCGAACAACTGAAGAATTAAAGTTTGATATTTTAGCTCCAGTAACGGCCGCAGATGAAATAGGAGTTTTAGCTAACTCTTTCAATAACCTCATTCAACGCATAGCAAAATACACCAATGAACTAGATTTAGCTCGTGAGACTTTAGAAAGTCGGGTTGAGGAAAGGACTCAAGAACTCAGCAACGCTTTAGAGTCGTTGCAGCATATTCAATCTCAATTAGTTCAAGCGGAAAAAATGTCTTCTCTTGGTCAGCTAGTAGCGGGTGTTGCTCATGAAATTAATAACCCTGTCAATTTTATCTTTGGGAATCTCAGCCATGTTAATGAATATGTGACTAATTTACTCTCATTAATCGCTCTTTATCAGCAAGACTATAGCAGTACAGATATAAACATCTCTGAGTATATAGAAGAAATTGATTTCGACTATATCTGTGAGGATTTACCTAAAACGCTAAAGTCAATGAAAGTGGGTGCTGACCGCATCCGTGAAATAGTGCTGGCTTTAAGAAATTTCTCCAGGCTTGATGAAGCCGAAATGAAATTGGTCAATATTCATGAGGGAATTGATAGTACTCTACTGTTTTTATATAGTTCTTTCAAGGCTAAATATAAGCAATTGGCAATTGAAATTGTCAAACAGTATGGAGACTTACCACCAGTTGAATGTTATGCTGGGCAAATAAATCAAGTGTTTATGAACATTTTGAGCAATTCCATATATGCCTTAAATCAACAATGTCAATATAACTTAAAAGAGCAGTTAGAAAATAATTATAATATCATTACTATTCGTACTGAAGTAATAGAAAATAGCTGGTTGAGAATTTGTTTTAAAGATAATGGGCCGGGAATAGCAGAAAGTATCAAGACACAGGTTTTTAACCCTTTTTTTACTACTAAACCAGTAGGAGAAGGGACAGGTCTAGGATTATCAGTTAGCTATCAAATTATAGTGGAGCAGCATCAGGGAAAACTCAAGTTTTTCTCTGCGCCAGGAAAAGGCTGCGAGTTTCAAATTGAAATTCCGATTAGTCAAAATGGTAAGCCAAAGCCAGCTTAGAGCAAGACATTCATAATAGTTGACTATCAGCCTCGGCTTCGCAAGGAAGTTATGCTGTAATGGCAGATGAAAGCTTGACTATTAAAACATTCGAGTAAGTAAACAGATTTTTTTTGAATTAATTTTCTTACTTGCACCCTATTTGATAAGTAAATACCTAATTTTATTTATTAAACATAGAATTTAATCTATGTAGTATGCGAATAGTCTTGTGGCGATGTAGTAGACGGTGAAGTTATGACGCGACTGTCAGAGAAAATTAATGCCTAACACACCATATTATGGTGCGGTGCATTAGGCTAAAGCCGTAACACTAAAACTACTTGTTTTGTGCATAAATGGAGAGTCAGAATGATCATGACAAGAAGTGACAAATGACCATCGACTCATTTTAAGCCTGTTTTACTTCTTCATACCAAATGCCAACTTTTTCAAATGCAGCGTAAGCCAGCTTGAGAAAATGCACGACTCGCTGTTTGCTCAAAATACCAAATTCTTTATATTCTCGTGCTTCTGAAAAGGTCATACGAGTTTGGTCAATGATATTTCTTTCTTTGTATGCCAACTTCGGAAAATCTACAACTTGAACATTATGCTTCTGCACTAACTGTTGCATATTTGGGTCAGAATCAACGTGTTCCCAGTCGTCACACAGTCCACAATTTCTGACGAGGACATGGGGAACTTTATCACCATAGCTATTTATAGACTGGACAAATAAATTAAGGCTGTCATATCCGCCTGTAGTTACAAACCACTTACAAAAACTGACTCCTTCTGCGCTTCCTAGTTCGAGTAACTGGTTTTTATCAATCCAGTTTTTGACGGCGCGATGGCTTTGGGCGGCGAGATTGACAATTACTGGCTTAGACATTGCCATCTCAAAGATTCTATCGGCTTTGTCGGCTTGGCGTTCATCTTCGGTAAATACAGCATACTGACACATTCCCTTATAAACACCAGCTACATCAGGATTTGATCTATCTGTCTCTATGGGTACAAAGGGAATTTTCTTATCCAGACAATATTGAATCATTGTCCGAGTGACTAGCGACTTTCCTACCCCACCTTTTTCACCATCTATTAAATGAATTGTTGGCATAATAGCTACCCCTAATACTGTTTGAAGTTATTTAAAATATCTGCTTGTGCCTTGGACGCTTTTGCTGTCTTCCGCTGCAACTTTTATACCATCTGTTGAGAAATACTGCTGGTTTTTCGGGAAATTAGCATTTATCTATAGGGATTTTTTTCTAGAGTTTGTGCGTGTTATGTCACTGATTAGGCTCAAAATTTAAATAATCCTAGCATCAAAGGCTGACAACCTTTCGATACAAACTTTTACATTAGCATTAGGGAGAAATTGAAGAAAAGAACCTAGAAAAAGCTGAAAAAGGGTGAATTGCTGTATTATTTAAATTTCCAGCTTTTCCTTGCTCTAGTTAAATTTACTTTTGCAAGACTAAGCTCCTAGATTTTTGTGATGAGAATCCTATTTAATTAAAAAAAAATGCAGTAGGCTTTACGTCCTGCTTTCTTGTTCTTGATTTTCTATCTCTACCAATAATTAAGAAGTCTAATCGGAATAACATAGTAGCGCTTTAGGTTTTTCGGTGCTATCGTAAAAACCTGGCTTTGTATGAGGTTGTTTGCTCGATTATTTGCCGATCGCTCACGCAAAAATTATCGATTAATGGCACAATGGCTAGTAATTTTTGCCTAGTAATTGGATTAAAAAAATCTGACTACTCACTGAATTTACTTTTGAGAATATTTACCTAAAAACACATTCAATTATTGTATATATTGTTATATGTTTAATTGCGAAATTGTAATATTAAGCGACCAATAATAAGGGATAAGTCTACAATTTTGATGGTAGCTTCTATAACTAATTTGTGTAAAAATAGGCGGCTACCTCAAGCTATTTTTTAATGGGGGTCAGGCAATGGCTATCGCCACCATCAATCCCGCCACTGGGGAGACGCTCAAAACTTTTGAGCCACTCAACGATGCTGAAATTGCCGCTAAACTGGATTTGGCAAATCAAGCTTTTGAGCAATATCGTAAGACGAGTTTCTCACAGCGATCGCTCTGGTTGCAAAAGGCTGCGGAAATTTTAGACCAAGAAAAAACAGACTTTGCTAAAGTCATGACGCTGGAAATGGGTAAACCATATAAAGCCGCAATTTCTGAAGTCGAAAAATGTGCCGCTGTTTGTCGCTATTATGCCGAAAACGCCGCTGATTTTTTGGCTGATGTTGCTGTGAAAACTGATGCTAGTCATAGCTTTGTCCGCTATCAGCCATTGGGGGTAATTTTGGCAGTGATGCCGTGGAATTTCCCCTTTTGGCAAGTGTTTCGCTTTGCTGCGCCTGCACTGATGGCTGGTAATGTGGGTTTATTAAAACATGCGTCTAATGTGCCGCAATCTGCTTTAGCAATTGCAGAGATTATCCAACGGGCTGGTTTTCCTGAAGGTGTATTTCAAACTTTATTAATCGGTGCGGCAAAAGTTGCCGATATCATCGCTGATGATCGTGTGAAAGCGGCAACTTTAACCGGAAGTGAACCAGCGGGAGCATCTTTAGCCGCCACGGCTGGTAAACATATTAAAAAAACCGTTCTG
This window of the Nostoc sp. HK-01 genome carries:
- a CDS encoding mobilization protein MobD-like protein; the encoded protein is MPTIHLIDGEKGGVGKSLVTRTMIQYCLDKKIPFVPIETDRSNPDVAGVYKGMCQYAVFTEDERQADKADRIFEMAMSKPVIVNLAAQSHRAVKNWIDKNQLLELGSAEGVSFCKWFVTTGGYDSLNLFVQSINSYGDKVPHVLVRNCGLCDDWEHVDSDPNMQQLVQKHNVQVVDFPKLAYKERNIIDQTRMTFSEAREYKEFGILSKQRVVHFLKLAYAAFEKVGIWYEEVKQA